A genomic region of Magnolia sinica isolate HGM2019 chromosome 6, MsV1, whole genome shotgun sequence contains the following coding sequences:
- the LOC131247953 gene encoding bifunctional pinoresinol-lariciresinol reductase 2-like, which produces MGKSKVLVVGATGYIGKRIVKASLGQGYETHVLYRPEIGLNIEKVQMLLSFKAQGAHLVEGSFSDHQSLVDAVKQVDVVICTISGAHNRSHHILMQLKLVDAIKEAGNIKRFLPSEFGTDPAQMANAMEPGRVTFDEKMVVRKAIQDAGIPFTYISANCFAGYFVGGLCELGRITPSRESVLLLGDGNIKSIFLDEDDIGTYTIKTIDDPRTLNKTVYLRPPENILSQREIVGMWEKHIGKELKKSTISAEDFLATMKDMDFAGQVAVTHFYHFFYEGCLANFEIGEDGAEASELYPEVNYTRVDEYLKRYL; this is translated from the exons atgggaaagaGCAAGGTTCTTGTGGTAGGGGCCACTGGGTACATTGGGAAGAGGATCGTTAAGGCAAGCTTAGGCCAGGGATACGAAACACACGTGCTATACAGGCCGGAGATCGGCCTCAACATCGAAAAGGTCCAGATGCTCTTATCATTCAAGGCTCAAGGGGCTCACCTCGTCGAAGGATCCTTCTCCGATCACCAGAGCCTTGTGGATGCGGTGAAACAAGTGGACGTCGTCATATGTACAATCTCCGGCGCACATAACAGGAGCCACCATATCCTGATGCAGCTAAAGCTGGTCGACGCCATCAAAGAAGCTGGAAATATAAAG CGTTTCCTGCCGTCGGAGTTTGGAACAGACCCGGCACAGATGGCCAATGCAATGGAACCTGGAAGAGTGACATTCGACGAAAAGATGGTGGTAAGGAAGGCAATTCAAGATGCCGGCATTCCCTTCACTTACATCTCTGCCAACTGCTTCGCCGGGTATTTCGTTGGCGGCCTCTGCGAACTTGGTCGAATCACGCCGTCCAGAGAAAGCGTACTCTTATTGGGAGATGGTAACATTAAAT CCATTTTTTTGGACGAGGACGATATTGGGACGTACACCATCAAAACTATAGACGACCCGCGTACATTGAACAAAACAGTCTACCTCCGTCCGCCAGAAAACATCCTCTCACAGAGGGAGATAGTTGGGATGTGGGAGAAGCACATTGGGAAGGAACTCAAGAAGTCCACCATATCGGCAGAGGATTTCCTCGCCACCATGAAAG ATATGGATTTTGCTGGACAAGTGGCGGTGACACACTTCTACCATTTTTTCTATGAGGGCTGCCTTGCGAATTTCGAAATAGGGGAAGACGGAGCCGAGGCTTCGGAGCTGTATCCAGAGGTTAATTACACTCGAGTGGATGAATATCTCAAACGCTATTTATAG